The Selenomonas sp. AB3002 sequence ATTCTTCACAATGACATAGGAGCCGTTGCTGTCAGTCTTGAGAGTGGAAATGGGCACCACCAGTGCGTTTTCCTTGTTGGCTGTATTGATTTCCACCCGGGCGGTCATGGAGGGCATCAGTATCCCTTCCGGGTCATCCACATCCAGGGTCACATAGTAGTAGATGACGCTGGCAGAGGAACTGGAGCTGGAGGAGGACGTAGAGGAATTGGTGTTCCAGCTGTTGCTGGTATCCGTCTGGGAAATCTTGGAAACCCTGGCCGTAAAAGTCTTGCCAGTATAGCTGTCCACGGTGAAGGTTGCCTCCTGGCCCACCTTCACATTGCCGATATCCGTCTCATCCACTTTCGCCTGAATCTGCTTGCTGGAAAGGTCAGCGATGCGCATGATCACCGTGGGATTGCTGGTTCCCTGCACTGCCATGGTGCCCACAGTCTGGGGCTCGCCTACCACTACACCATCCATAGGGGCCACAATGACAGTTTCATTGAGGTCGCTTTCCGCTTCAGACAGGGCTGATACTGCCGTCTGATAGTTCAGGGTAGCATCCTCCAGGTCTGCATCAGTTTCTGCCCCAATGCCGTGCAGGTACACAGCGCGATTGTATTTGGCCCGGGTATTGGTGACCTTGAACTGGGCCTGGTCACGCTGGGCCTCAAAATCCTTGCCGTCCAGGATAGCCACAGTCTGCCCCGTCGTCACCGTGTCGTTTTCCTTCACCAGTATGCTCTTGATGCGGGCAGTAATCTTGGCGCTGACCTCTACGGAGTCCACCGGGCGGATAGTGCCCGTGGCGGAAACTGTGGACTTGATATTCATGCGCTCCACCTTCACGGTCTTCACCGCAGCCGCCTGCTCGGCGGCCTGCTTCTGCTGATAGCTGGTGTAGGCATAGTAGCCGCCGCCAGCTAATAAAAGCAACGTTAGCACGGCTGCTATAA is a genomic window containing:
- a CDS encoding efflux RND transporter periplasmic adaptor subunit: MLNKKIIAAVLTLLLLAGGGYYAYTSYQQKQAAEQAAAVKTVKVERMNIKSTVSATGTIRPVDSVEVSAKITARIKSILVKENDTVTTGQTVAILDGKDFEAQRDQAQFKVTNTRAKYNRAVYLHGIGAETDADLEDATLNYQTAVSALSEAESDLNETVIVAPMDGVVVGEPQTVGTMAVQGTSNPTVIMRIADLSSKQIQAKVDETDIGNVKVGQEATFTVDSYTGKTFTARVSKISQTDTSNSWNTNSSTSSSSSSSSASVIYYYVTLDVDDPEGILMPSMTARVEINTANKENALVVPISTLKTDSNGSYVIVKNPDGTQENRYVMTGIYSDEYVEILEGLTDGEEIVADYKAKAGAGDSAKKKNQGGPPPM